One Cellulomonas taurus genomic region harbors:
- a CDS encoding metallopeptidase family protein, which produces MAPSRFLPDFSAPRRLDPVRRRDRRGRGLRGPLLPASLPAARSRGERFDDLVLGSVERLELRWGRQLDGVEFAVEDVPPADPAPWERGGVPLGRCFPSEPGLPPRIVVYRRPVETRAVGSDDLGELVHEVVVDQVAHLLGRAPEEIDPQLGDGR; this is translated from the coding sequence ATGGCCCCCAGCCGCTTCCTGCCGGACTTCTCCGCGCCGCGTCGACTCGATCCCGTGCGCCGACGGGACCGTCGCGGCCGCGGTCTGCGCGGTCCCCTGCTCCCGGCCTCCCTGCCCGCCGCGCGCAGCCGGGGTGAGCGCTTCGACGACCTGGTGCTCGGGTCGGTCGAACGCCTGGAACTGCGCTGGGGCCGACAGCTGGACGGGGTGGAGTTCGCGGTCGAGGACGTGCCCCCCGCCGACCCCGCGCCGTGGGAGCGCGGCGGTGTGCCGCTCGGGCGCTGCTTCCCGAGCGAACCCGGCCTGCCGCCCCGGATCGTGGTCTACCGGCGACCGGTGGAGACCCGCGCGGTGGGCAGCGACGACCTGGGCGAGCTGGTGCACGAGGTCGTGGTCGACCAGGTGGCCCACCTGCTCGGCCGCGCGCCGGAGGAGATCGACCCCCAGCTCGGGGACGGGCGCTAG
- a CDS encoding TIGR03089 family protein, protein MTESSAPTIAALLTGLIRDPGRPRLTWYGPEGERIELSGAVLDNWVAKTTNLLVEEFDAGPGTRLRLDLPVHWRTLVWALAAWRAGATVLPTDAGADIVVTDHPDRHPGVDQLVAVALPGLSLRWTGPALPPGAVDAAQAVMTYGDVIGWAPPVDSTAEALPGVRFDQLIAPEDTAGARTLLTGDQEVTELLLTALRVWASGGSVVLAPGADAERADRIGETERVTIRG, encoded by the coding sequence ATGACCGAGTCGTCAGCGCCCACGATCGCCGCCCTGCTCACCGGCCTGATCCGCGACCCCGGGCGACCCCGGCTCACCTGGTACGGCCCCGAGGGTGAACGCATCGAGCTGTCCGGCGCGGTGCTGGACAACTGGGTGGCCAAGACCACCAATCTGCTGGTCGAGGAGTTCGACGCCGGGCCGGGCACCCGACTGCGGCTCGACCTGCCGGTGCACTGGCGCACGCTGGTCTGGGCGCTCGCCGCCTGGCGGGCCGGCGCGACGGTGCTGCCGACCGACGCCGGGGCGGACATCGTGGTCACCGACCACCCCGACCGGCATCCGGGCGTCGACCAGCTCGTCGCGGTGGCACTGCCCGGCCTCAGCCTCCGGTGGACGGGTCCGGCGCTGCCCCCGGGGGCGGTGGACGCCGCCCAAGCGGTGATGACCTACGGCGACGTGATCGGCTGGGCGCCGCCGGTGGACAGCACCGCGGAGGCACTGCCCGGTGTGCGCTTCGACCAGCTGATCGCGCCGGAGGACACCGCCGGTGCCCGCACCCTGCTGACCGGCGATCAGGAGGTGACCGAGCTGCTGTTGACCGCGCTGCGGGTCTGGGCGTCCGGCGGCTCGGTGGTCCTGGCACCCGGCGCCGACGCCGAGCGCGCCGACCGGATCGGCGAGACCGAACGCGTCACCATCCGCGGCTGA
- a CDS encoding DUF3499 domain-containing protein has protein sequence MRSVRQCSRTACGRPAVATLTYVYADSTAVLGPLATTAEPHSYDLCAEHASRLTAPRGWDVVRLAPEFVETGPSHDDLVALAEAVREAGRPAQAAVPEGLPPAQRLTEDRRRGHLRVLRGDED, from the coding sequence GTGAGATCCGTCCGCCAGTGCTCCCGCACCGCGTGCGGTCGTCCGGCGGTGGCCACCCTCACCTATGTGTACGCCGACTCGACGGCCGTGCTCGGCCCGTTGGCGACCACCGCGGAGCCGCACTCCTACGACCTGTGCGCTGAGCACGCCTCCCGGCTGACGGCGCCCCGCGGGTGGGACGTGGTGCGGCTGGCACCGGAGTTCGTCGAGACCGGTCCGAGTCACGACGACCTGGTCGCCCTGGCGGAGGCGGTGCGTGAGGCAGGCCGCCCGGCCCAGGCCGCGGTCCCCGAGGGGCTGCCCCCAGCCCAACGACTGACCGAGGACCGACGGCGCGGTCACCTGCGCGTGCTGCGCGGCGACGAGGACTGA
- a CDS encoding ArnT family glycosyltransferase yields the protein MTTPGGRVARVLVAVPDRAPVLLLALGLAGLLTVLAGVFTPWTVLPLAGMLGAGLWRWSPTAPPVTRAGLWSTVAVLLGCVAWVGWSARHLAEYVVVNRDPGFLTLQALWLVDHPAAPIPVGAAATAAVSGAGAGTEAFFLQDGALHAQGNKMLPALLAMPGWVAGESGVRLGGLLIGVVALLAVFGTARRLAGPVVALVPTAALACCLPFLVSTRAAYTEPLTVAFLAGGLTVALAGWRDQGWRPAVLTGLLIGGIATARIDGAVAVVGLVGGVAVAGVAAGGAARGRAVLAVLAATAMTALGLVDVLRLSPEYLRMHQDQVSSLLTATAVVVVVGVLVLAVPAARLGSVRRWVLIRRRTLGGVAAAVVLLLAVVLASRPLWWQGRWTDADSGFGIAVQILQAADGQPLDPARSYDEQTVTWVVWYLGIAAVVLGFLGLALLLRRAVVDRDPGLLVVVAVIGVAAVFPLVRVSITPDQVWAARRLLPATFPGLLLGATAALDLLVRTPGRVARPIRRALAAGLALALVAVPVSTWRPGAYVSELSGRSTQAHAVCAQLSAHGVDRVVWTHSSPFRYLATLRVLCDVEVVEFVGAPDRGQLAAVLAAWGGGRVAVASFDPAVYTWTSEPIHPVGATTSTTLGRSLSGVPDTVDSVRSQVWLGTLRPDGTVTPF from the coding sequence ATGACCACACCGGGCGGCCGGGTGGCGCGGGTCCTGGTCGCGGTGCCGGACCGCGCGCCGGTGCTGCTGCTCGCGCTCGGCCTGGCCGGACTGCTCACCGTGCTGGCCGGGGTGTTCACCCCGTGGACGGTGCTGCCGCTGGCCGGGATGCTCGGCGCCGGGCTGTGGCGGTGGTCGCCGACCGCGCCGCCGGTGACCCGCGCGGGCCTGTGGTCCACGGTCGCCGTGCTGCTCGGCTGTGTCGCCTGGGTCGGGTGGAGCGCACGGCACCTCGCCGAGTACGTGGTGGTCAACCGCGACCCCGGCTTCCTCACGTTGCAGGCCCTGTGGCTGGTGGACCACCCGGCCGCACCGATCCCGGTGGGGGCCGCTGCCACCGCGGCGGTGTCCGGCGCCGGGGCCGGCACCGAGGCGTTCTTCCTGCAGGACGGCGCGCTCCACGCCCAGGGCAACAAGATGCTGCCCGCCCTGCTGGCGATGCCGGGCTGGGTCGCGGGGGAGTCCGGCGTGCGGCTGGGCGGGCTGCTGATCGGCGTGGTCGCGCTGCTCGCGGTCTTCGGCACCGCCCGTCGGCTGGCCGGGCCGGTGGTCGCCCTGGTGCCCACGGCCGCCCTCGCATGTTGCCTGCCCTTCCTGGTCAGCACCCGCGCGGCCTACACCGAACCGTTGACCGTGGCCTTCCTGGCCGGGGGCCTGACCGTGGCCCTGGCCGGGTGGCGGGACCAGGGGTGGCGACCGGCGGTGCTCACCGGGCTGCTGATCGGCGGGATCGCCACCGCACGGATCGACGGCGCGGTGGCGGTGGTCGGGTTGGTCGGCGGGGTGGCGGTGGCCGGGGTCGCGGCCGGTGGTGCGGCGCGCGGCCGGGCGGTGCTCGCCGTCCTCGCCGCCACCGCGATGACGGCTCTGGGGCTGGTGGACGTGCTGCGGCTGAGCCCGGAGTACCTGCGGATGCACCAGGACCAGGTGAGCTCCCTGCTGACCGCCACCGCCGTCGTGGTCGTCGTGGGCGTCCTGGTGCTCGCGGTACCCGCCGCCCGGCTCGGGTCGGTGCGGCGGTGGGTGCTGATCCGGCGCCGGACGCTCGGCGGGGTGGCCGCGGCCGTCGTCCTGCTGCTCGCCGTGGTGCTGGCCAGTCGGCCCCTGTGGTGGCAGGGCCGGTGGACCGACGCGGATTCGGGCTTCGGGATCGCGGTGCAGATCCTGCAGGCGGCCGACGGCCAGCCGCTGGACCCGGCGCGCTCCTACGACGAGCAGACGGTCACCTGGGTGGTCTGGTACCTCGGGATCGCGGCGGTGGTCCTGGGCTTCCTGGGGTTGGCCCTGCTGCTGCGCCGGGCGGTCGTCGACCGCGATCCCGGGTTGCTAGTGGTGGTCGCGGTCATCGGGGTGGCGGCGGTCTTCCCGCTGGTGCGGGTCAGCATCACCCCGGACCAGGTGTGGGCGGCGCGGCGGCTGCTCCCCGCGACCTTCCCCGGGCTGCTGCTCGGCGCGACGGCGGCGCTGGACCTGCTGGTGCGCACCCCCGGGCGGGTGGCGCGGCCGATCCGGCGGGCGCTCGCGGCCGGGCTCGCCCTGGCGCTGGTCGCCGTGCCGGTCAGCACCTGGCGGCCGGGGGCGTACGTCTCCGAGCTCTCCGGCCGCTCGACCCAGGCGCACGCCGTCTGCGCGCAGCTGTCGGCCCACGGGGTCGACCGGGTGGTGTGGACCCACTCCAGCCCGTTCCGCTACCTGGCGACCCTCCGGGTGCTGTGCGACGTGGAGGTGGTCGAGTTCGTCGGCGCCCCCGACCGTGGTCAGCTCGCCGCGGTGCTCGCTGCCTGGGGCGGCGGCCGGGTGGCGGTGGCCAGCTTCGACCCGGCGGTCTACACCTGGACCAGCGAGCCGATCCACCCGGTGGGTGCCACGACCTCGACCACGCTCGGCCGTTCGCTCAGCGGGGTGCCGGACACCGTGGACTCGGTCCGGTCGCAGGTCTGGCTCGGGACGCTGCGCCCGGACGGCACCGTCACCCCGTTCTGA
- a CDS encoding DUF5719 family protein gives MTGSDTRGRAARWISGLAVLALAGGAAALGIALPRADVAATGATEVDVPAGTTSLVCPGPLTLPEESDAGGSAFSRVPVDPVQRISAVDLSGGSAATLTPLGGAASALSGGSATLRDLSAPAVLSAPAQDGQAARIVGTTSAVTTDGDLRGLAAGSCTTAASDVWLVGGSTELESTADLVLVNPGVTTAQVSLTMWGPAGAVDLSTSADVLVAPQSSRTVVLPGVAAEQRRIVVHAQASGGQVSAYLQDSLLDGLTPRGTDLVTAGTAPADEQIVPGLMLQQTAVDDPDAAQLRLVAPGDTAATVSVTLVGPDGEVPLAGAQDLTLDPGIVTDLSLGGLPAGPYTAVVQADHPVVAGASLAREGKAGEQDSVPRMDRTWAASTGTGGGVAARPAGADARLMLSVLAADDAAVSTPADTPSPTPTQGQLPTDDETATGPTVEVTVRTYGARGLLGEHQVSVGVGSTDRVDLADLDADTTAVEVVAPEGVRIAWSLFTWTTVDDGDLIAVVSPVSDPGGASTVRVRPADRAGLG, from the coding sequence ATGACCGGATCCGACACCCGCGGCCGTGCCGCCCGCTGGATCAGCGGACTGGCGGTGCTCGCCCTGGCCGGTGGCGCCGCCGCCCTGGGGATCGCGCTGCCGCGTGCCGATGTCGCCGCCACCGGTGCTACCGAGGTGGACGTCCCGGCCGGCACGACGTCCCTGGTCTGCCCGGGGCCGCTCACCCTGCCGGAGGAGTCGGACGCCGGGGGCTCGGCGTTCAGCCGGGTGCCGGTCGACCCCGTGCAGCGGATCAGCGCGGTGGACCTCTCCGGTGGCAGCGCGGCGACCCTGACCCCGCTGGGTGGTGCCGCCTCGGCGCTCTCCGGTGGTTCGGCCACCTTGCGCGACCTGTCCGCCCCGGCGGTGCTCAGCGCGCCCGCCCAGGACGGTCAGGCGGCACGGATCGTCGGCACCACCAGCGCGGTCACCACCGATGGCGACCTGCGCGGCCTGGCAGCGGGCAGTTGCACCACCGCGGCCTCCGACGTGTGGCTGGTCGGTGGCAGCACCGAGCTGGAGAGCACCGCCGACCTGGTGCTGGTGAACCCCGGGGTCACCACCGCGCAGGTGTCGCTGACCATGTGGGGCCCGGCGGGAGCGGTGGACCTGTCGACCAGCGCCGACGTGCTGGTCGCCCCGCAGTCCAGTCGGACGGTCGTCCTGCCCGGCGTCGCGGCCGAACAGCGCCGGATCGTCGTGCACGCCCAGGCATCGGGTGGACAGGTCTCCGCCTACCTCCAGGACTCGCTGCTGGACGGACTGACCCCGCGCGGCACCGACCTGGTCACCGCGGGCACGGCCCCCGCCGACGAGCAGATCGTGCCCGGTCTGATGCTGCAGCAGACCGCGGTCGACGACCCGGATGCCGCGCAGCTGCGCCTGGTCGCGCCGGGGGACACCGCCGCGACCGTCTCGGTCACCCTGGTCGGACCGGACGGGGAGGTGCCGCTCGCTGGTGCGCAGGACCTGACCCTCGACCCCGGGATCGTCACCGACCTGTCCCTGGGCGGCCTGCCCGCCGGGCCGTACACCGCCGTCGTCCAGGCCGATCACCCGGTGGTCGCCGGGGCGTCGCTGGCCCGGGAGGGCAAGGCCGGCGAGCAGGACTCGGTGCCCCGGATGGACCGCACCTGGGCCGCTTCCACCGGCACCGGCGGCGGTGTGGCGGCCCGGCCCGCCGGGGCCGACGCGCGCCTGATGCTGTCGGTGCTGGCCGCCGACGACGCCGCGGTCAGCACACCCGCGGACACACCGTCGCCGACCCCCACCCAGGGACAGCTGCCGACCGACGACGAGACGGCCACCGGCCCCACCGTCGAGGTGACGGTGCGGACCTACGGGGCGCGCGGGCTGCTGGGCGAGCACCAGGTCAGCGTCGGCGTCGGCAGCACCGATCGGGTGGACCTGGCTGACCTGGACGCCGACACCACCGCGGTGGAGGTCGTCGCGCCGGAGGGGGTGCGGATCGCCTGGTCGCTGTTCACCTGGACCACGGTGGACGACGGTGACCTGATCGCGGTCGTGTCCCCGGTGTCGGATCCGGGCGGAGCGTCCACCGTGCGCGTGCGGCCCGCCGACCGCGCCGGCCTCGGTTGA
- a CDS encoding glycosyltransferase family 2 protein: MPEQTPSTASAPTVTSVVTAVVVTRGRSPFLPATLRALATQDRAPDRVVLVDVGPGLDPRVAETMDAAGVAGTLLHDPRASTLGAAVTTAAGSATDGWLWLLHDDSAPDPAALAELVRAVEAAPSVAIAGTKQRTWTRPVRLLEVGLRTSRAGHRARDVEPGEVDQGQHDGRDDVLAVGTAGMLVRRDLWIELGGPDPVLGPFGDGLDLCRRARLAGHRVVVVPTAVVRHAQASLHGLRGPDTGPEAFVDLDADGEPDGADPRRSYRARRVALLHQRLVAVPAIAVPFVALIACLTALLRVLIRIASKEPGLAWAELAATAGALGRPGAVLRARRRAARTRRLPRRALRPLQADPRTIWRQWRDRRLTRAEARRVRRAPSELELRELAALARRRRVTLGVLAVVLLVVTAAALGRPLVAALGGAGLDAGDLMPSGSGLGDLWQTISSGWVPGELGARGPADALLTALLPFTLLAGGSVDLALSVLLLGSVLLAGLGAWFAAGAATRSVAVRLWAAVTWAVLPSLLLATGDGRIGAVLVHLALPWFLLGLARAVGAQQVDRVRSGLETASREPVVGRAELSPEEWGDPEAWARAGFREMRRGGRRRRRRGTAVATETETETETETAVETESVDPDDASVDHDADAPTVPRSAVDEADTATPVRGVATVPAADPAPVTTSISLPDLDHPGDPDTTGDALAPDDPTPTGSIAAAAGASLALALIAAGAPVLLVPGLVLLIAAACCAPRGRRRRLLVAGLPALVLLGPTLAEAVSRGADGWRLLVADPGVPQASAPAQALQQVLGVPADSSALLPGWLADLLGSELAAWWPALAGAAVLVPALIALGRGRDVARGVRLGWLMAALGLAAAVLAQRVVVGQEAGAAVVGWAGSGLSFAYAGLLAAAVLGSRGVQTALAEVNFGWRQVTAGLVTLLAVLLPIAGATSWAWQSRQTPTLRTVDDSVVPAIGRQTQQGPDAPRVLALTPQDGGVTGWQLLRGDGPRLVEESAVVRTRTLTGALARPHSTATDPASAELVDLVARLSVSLGEDVSAELAALAVADVLVPTIDEDDTTALGQQRTALVGRLDATPGLERITEVPAGVIWRVQPSTVDGQVAPVVTAWARLVPDASGAATATGLSSADAVAVPAADLTVDTTIAAGAEGRLLVLAERADSGWRATLDGEPLRSVTQGWRQTFEVGATGGDLVVRYQPADRTPWLLAQGLVGALALLLAVPVRRRRAGRR, encoded by the coding sequence ATGCCCGAACAGACCCCCTCCACCGCCTCGGCACCGACCGTCACCTCCGTGGTGACGGCGGTCGTCGTCACCCGTGGCCGCAGCCCGTTCCTCCCGGCGACCCTCCGGGCGCTGGCGACCCAGGACCGGGCGCCGGACCGGGTCGTCCTGGTCGACGTCGGCCCGGGCCTCGATCCGCGGGTGGCCGAGACGATGGACGCCGCCGGAGTGGCCGGCACCCTGCTGCACGACCCGCGGGCGTCCACCCTGGGCGCCGCGGTGACCACCGCCGCCGGATCCGCCACCGACGGCTGGCTGTGGCTGCTGCACGACGACAGTGCCCCGGACCCCGCGGCGCTGGCCGAGCTGGTGCGAGCCGTGGAGGCGGCACCCTCGGTGGCGATCGCTGGCACCAAACAGCGCACCTGGACCCGCCCCGTGCGGCTGTTGGAGGTCGGGCTGCGCACCTCCCGCGCCGGTCACCGCGCGCGCGACGTCGAACCCGGTGAGGTCGATCAGGGCCAGCACGACGGTCGTGACGACGTGCTGGCGGTCGGCACCGCGGGGATGCTGGTGCGCCGGGACCTGTGGATCGAGCTCGGCGGACCCGACCCGGTGCTCGGACCCTTCGGCGACGGGCTCGACCTGTGTCGGCGCGCACGCCTGGCCGGTCACCGGGTGGTGGTGGTGCCGACCGCGGTCGTGCGCCACGCCCAGGCATCGCTGCACGGACTGCGCGGCCCCGACACCGGGCCGGAGGCATTCGTCGACCTCGACGCCGACGGCGAGCCGGACGGTGCCGACCCCCGCCGCTCCTACCGGGCCCGCCGGGTCGCCCTGCTGCACCAGCGGCTGGTCGCCGTCCCGGCGATCGCCGTCCCCTTCGTGGCGCTGATCGCCTGCCTGACCGCCCTGCTCCGGGTGCTGATCCGGATCGCGAGCAAGGAACCCGGACTCGCCTGGGCCGAGCTCGCCGCCACGGCGGGGGCGCTCGGCCGGCCGGGCGCCGTACTGCGCGCACGGCGTCGCGCCGCCCGCACCCGACGGCTGCCTCGCCGTGCTCTGCGTCCGTTGCAGGCCGACCCGCGCACCATCTGGCGGCAGTGGCGCGACCGGCGACTGACCCGCGCCGAGGCTCGCCGGGTGCGTCGGGCGCCCTCCGAACTGGAACTGCGCGAGCTGGCAGCCCTGGCCCGTCGCCGCCGGGTCACCCTCGGGGTGCTGGCGGTGGTGCTGCTGGTGGTCACGGCGGCGGCGCTGGGCCGGCCGCTGGTGGCGGCACTCGGTGGGGCCGGGCTCGACGCCGGTGACCTGATGCCCTCCGGCAGCGGGCTGGGTGACCTGTGGCAGACGATCAGCTCCGGCTGGGTGCCGGGCGAGCTCGGTGCCCGTGGCCCGGCCGACGCCCTGCTGACCGCTCTGCTGCCGTTCACCCTGCTGGCCGGTGGCAGCGTGGATCTGGCCCTGAGCGTCCTGCTGCTCGGATCGGTGCTGCTGGCCGGGCTCGGCGCCTGGTTCGCCGCCGGTGCCGCGACCCGCTCGGTGGCGGTGCGACTGTGGGCGGCGGTGACCTGGGCCGTGTTGCCGAGTCTGCTGCTCGCCACCGGGGACGGGCGGATCGGCGCGGTGCTGGTGCATCTGGCGCTGCCCTGGTTCCTGCTCGGGCTGGCCCGCGCCGTCGGCGCGCAGCAGGTGGACCGGGTGCGTTCCGGGCTGGAGACCGCCTCGCGGGAGCCGGTGGTCGGCCGTGCCGAACTGTCGCCGGAGGAATGGGGTGACCCCGAGGCATGGGCGCGCGCCGGCTTCCGGGAGATGCGACGCGGCGGTCGTCGGCGCCGACGCCGCGGGACAGCTGTGGCGACCGAGACCGAGACCGAGACCGAGACCGAGACCGCGGTCGAGACCGAGTCCGTCGATCCCGATGACGCATCCGTCGATCACGACGCCGACGCCCCGACCGTCCCGCGCTCGGCTGTCGACGAGGCGGACACCGCCACCCCGGTCCGGGGCGTCGCCACCGTGCCGGCCGCCGACCCCGCGCCGGTGACCACCTCCATCTCGTTGCCCGACCTGGACCACCCCGGCGACCCGGACACCACCGGGGACGCCCTCGCGCCGGACGACCCGACGCCGACCGGGTCGATCGCCGCCGCGGCCGGGGCATCCCTGGCGCTGGCGCTGATCGCCGCCGGGGCACCCGTGCTGCTCGTCCCGGGCCTGGTGCTGCTGATCGCCGCCGCCTGCTGCGCCCCCCGGGGCCGCCGCCGTCGGCTCCTGGTCGCCGGGCTGCCCGCGCTGGTGCTGCTGGGCCCCACCCTGGCCGAGGCCGTGTCCCGCGGTGCGGACGGATGGCGCCTGCTGGTGGCAGACCCGGGGGTGCCGCAGGCATCCGCTCCGGCGCAGGCGCTGCAGCAGGTGCTCGGCGTACCCGCGGACTCCTCCGCCCTGCTTCCCGGCTGGCTCGCCGACCTGCTCGGCTCGGAGCTGGCCGCCTGGTGGCCGGCCCTCGCCGGTGCGGCGGTGCTGGTGCCGGCGCTGATCGCCCTCGGCCGTGGCCGCGACGTGGCGCGCGGGGTGCGGCTCGGCTGGCTGATGGCCGCCCTCGGGCTGGCCGCCGCGGTGCTGGCCCAGCGGGTCGTCGTCGGTCAGGAGGCAGGGGCAGCGGTCGTCGGCTGGGCCGGATCGGGGCTGTCCTTCGCCTACGCCGGTCTGCTGGCCGCCGCGGTGCTCGGCAGCCGTGGCGTACAGACGGCACTGGCCGAGGTGAACTTCGGGTGGCGTCAGGTCACCGCCGGGCTGGTCACGCTGCTGGCCGTCCTGCTGCCGATCGCCGGGGCCACGAGCTGGGCCTGGCAGAGCCGTCAGACCCCGACGCTGCGCACCGTCGACGACTCCGTGGTCCCCGCGATCGGGCGTCAGACCCAACAGGGGCCGGACGCGCCGCGCGTCCTGGCGCTGACCCCGCAGGACGGCGGCGTGACCGGATGGCAGCTGCTGCGCGGGGACGGTCCGCGGCTGGTCGAGGAGTCGGCGGTGGTCCGCACCCGGACGCTGACCGGTGCCCTGGCCCGGCCGCACAGCACCGCCACCGATCCCGCGAGCGCGGAACTGGTCGATCTGGTGGCCCGGCTGTCGGTCAGTTTGGGGGAGGACGTGTCGGCCGAGCTGGCGGCGCTGGCGGTGGCCGACGTCCTGGTGCCGACCATCGACGAGGACGACACCACCGCCCTGGGACAGCAGCGGACCGCTCTGGTCGGCCGGCTGGACGCCACCCCCGGTCTGGAACGCATCACCGAGGTCCCGGCCGGAGTGATCTGGCGGGTCCAGCCCAGCACCGTGGACGGCCAGGTGGCCCCGGTGGTCACCGCCTGGGCCCGGCTGGTGCCGGACGCCTCCGGTGCCGCCACCGCGACCGGGCTGAGCAGCGCCGACGCGGTCGCGGTCCCGGCGGCGGATCTGACCGTCGACACCACCATCGCCGCCGGGGCCGAGGGGCGGTTGCTGGTCCTGGCCGAACGGGCCGACTCCGGATGGCGCGCGACCCTGGACGGGGAGCCGTTGCGCAGCGTCACCCAGGGCTGGCGTCAGACCTTCGAGGTCGGTGCCACCGGTGGCGACCTGGTCGTGCGGTACCAACCCGCCGACCGGACCCCGTGGCTGCTCGCCCAGGGCCTGGTGGGTGCGCTCGCCCTGCTGCTCGCCGTGCCGGTGCGCCGTCGTCGTGCCGGGAGGAGATGA
- a CDS encoding WhiB family transcriptional regulator, with protein MWNLLDDDGGFPSDALTAPATQGAAVLPLFGSPEDDGLMGWQERALCAQTDPEAFFPEKGGSTREAKKVCQSCEVKSECLEYALENDERFGIWGGLSERERRKLKRRVV; from the coding sequence ATGTGGAATCTGCTCGACGACGACGGGGGCTTCCCGTCCGACGCGCTCACCGCCCCGGCGACCCAGGGAGCGGCGGTGCTGCCGCTCTTCGGCAGCCCCGAGGACGACGGGCTGATGGGCTGGCAGGAACGCGCGCTGTGCGCCCAGACCGACCCCGAGGCGTTCTTCCCGGAGAAGGGCGGCTCCACCCGCGAGGCCAAGAAGGTCTGCCAGAGCTGCGAGGTCAAGTCCGAGTGCCTGGAGTACGCGCTGGAGAACGACGAGCGCTTCGGCATCTGGGGCGGGCTGTCCGAGCGAGAGCGCCGCAAGCTCAAGCGGCGTGTGGTCTGA
- a CDS encoding glycosyltransferase family 2 protein, whose protein sequence is MTTSPSSALPAVRVVTIVFNPGPELDAFVDSLASATTAPVELVIVDNGADPELTDRVAARSGARVVRTGENLGYGGGANAGAAGATQDWIVVANPDVIWQPGSLDVLLRAAGRIPSAGSLGPALLNEDGTVYPSARELPSLTQGAGHAVLGKVWPGNPWTRAYHRRQESVGTERPAGWLSGACLLLRRDAFEALGGFDTSYFMFFEDVDLGERLGRAGWANVYVPDAAVVHVGGVSWKARPARMIAAHHASARQYLHRRYHRWWQWPVRVAVSLGLGLRERVELRAAR, encoded by the coding sequence ATGACGACCTCCCCCAGCTCCGCCCTGCCCGCCGTGCGCGTGGTGACCATCGTGTTCAATCCGGGACCGGAACTGGACGCCTTCGTGGACAGCCTGGCGTCCGCGACCACCGCCCCGGTGGAGCTGGTGATCGTGGACAACGGCGCCGATCCGGAGCTGACCGACCGGGTCGCTGCGCGCAGCGGTGCCCGGGTGGTGCGCACCGGGGAGAACCTCGGCTACGGCGGCGGCGCGAACGCCGGTGCCGCCGGGGCGACCCAGGACTGGATCGTGGTGGCGAACCCGGACGTCATCTGGCAGCCGGGTTCGCTGGACGTGCTGCTGCGGGCAGCCGGCCGCATCCCCTCCGCCGGGTCGCTCGGCCCCGCGCTGCTGAACGAGGACGGCACCGTCTATCCCTCGGCGCGCGAGCTGCCCTCGCTGACCCAGGGCGCCGGACACGCCGTGCTGGGCAAGGTCTGGCCGGGCAACCCGTGGACCCGGGCGTACCACCGGCGCCAGGAGTCGGTCGGCACCGAGCGCCCCGCCGGCTGGCTGTCGGGTGCCTGCCTGCTGCTGCGCCGCGACGCCTTCGAGGCCCTGGGCGGATTCGACACCAGCTACTTCATGTTCTTCGAGGACGTGGACCTGGGCGAGCGGCTCGGCCGCGCGGGCTGGGCCAACGTCTACGTCCCGGATGCCGCCGTCGTGCACGTCGGTGGCGTGTCCTGGAAGGCGCGCCCGGCCCGGATGATCGCCGCGCACCACGCCAGTGCCCGGCAGTACCTGCACCGCCGCTACCACCGGTGGTGGCAGTGGCCGGTGCGGGTGGCCGTCAGCCTCGGGCTGGGTCTGCGCGAGCGGGTGGAGCTGCGGGCAGCCCGTTAG